The following nucleotide sequence is from Apium graveolens cultivar Ventura chromosome 4, ASM990537v1, whole genome shotgun sequence.
CTTCATAAGATGCTAATTCACGTTTATATAGACGACTGTACAATCAGTCACCTCGTGAAATTTAAGATGCACATAATAGGGATGAAAGCCATTAGTGCTTCTCTAAATTTTCCAAAATGTCAAATTATACAATTTTACTCGGATAAAGGTGCCAAGAAGCACATAATCAATTGCAAGAGGACTTCTCACACTGAAGCCATCCGTCACACATACCAATCAGGAGTTTAGATACTCTATTGCACTGATACGACTTGAGAACCTGACTGATACTAATAGAACCAAAAATGTAACATGTAAAGCATAAAATATACTTTGAGTGATAGGCTTCACTTGGCCAAAAAAATGAGAATAAGGTTTTCACCTTTGCGCTTTGGGAGCAATCCAGCACTTTCTGCTGATACAGGAATGATGGAAAGAAGACCAGAATCACCACTTATCTCACTAGTCCCAGACCCAGAATTAAAAGCAGAAGATTCAGCTAAAGATGCATAAGCGGTTGCTTTGCTGTGGATCTCAAACGAGCTCGAGGTAGTTGCTTTGCTGTTAATATGAAACGAGCTTGAGGCTGTTAATCTGGAATCCTGCAGATAATCAGACTATGGTTGAAGTATATAAAAAAGGAGGCATGATATTTATTCAAGTAACGAAACTATTGCTTTATTTTGCACCAACCTTAGGAGTAGTCCTGGATACATTCTCTTCTGTTACTTTTTCCGGTTCTGTGCTTCCTGCTCAACGCCACGGAAAAAGGATAACTTGATCTGGTGCTCACACAAAAAAAAAACTACAGATTTTAAGAGAAAATCATACCTTTCGCTGCAGTTGTCTTGTCAAGATTATCCACAAGTCTTGTCGTCAATTGACCAGGATTCATAAAAGAGACTGTCCTAATCTCATGACGTATAGCTTCCAACTGAGCCATTGTTTCTTTTAGTTCTTTATGCAcctaaaaaaatataaaatatgattaCTAAATTGGTTTAAACATAGCAAACATGCAAACATTGTATCTTTCTGAAAACATAAAAATAAGACATTATAGTACCAAGAAAATTAGCAAAATTGCTAGTAGGTCCATGAACTACGCCTTGCAAGAAAGATTCAGCTCAAAAATAACTACAATATACTACACTTAAATTACTTTACTCTTCACAGTCAACACCATGTAATATTTTCATCAAACCACAAATATGAGCCTGCACTTCACATTTCAGAGTAAATTTATTACAGTTGATTAATCCCAAAACTACTTTTGACTGCAGAATTAATTTTCTTTTTCCAAGAATGTTAATATTCAGAACTAAGTTTATCCTTTGATTTCTAACTAATCATAAAATAACTTTATTTATCTGCAAGAATTTCTATAAACTATAATTATTAGCTACATGTCTTTGTAGAAAAAAACATGCATTGATTAAAAAAATTAGTTTTTACTTATTCTGTAGGCTTCACATAATCGCTTTCATACGTATGTTGCAAAAAATACACTTGATTATTTGAAAGAAATTATAAAGTTACACATACTATATTAGAAAAACAAATGTTCAGGGTAAATGTAATCGTCTACAAATCAATCTTTTACGGATCTCCAAAAAAATTTCTGACAAAAAAATTTAAATCAGACAATGACTTGCACAGCTGCACAAGTGTAGTAGTTTGGAGCACAGGATATTACAAACTATCTAAAAGACTTGTTCACTCCATTCAAAGCTGGGTTGATTCTAACCTTCAAGGTATGTCAGTTGAAAATTATAAATATCATATCCAAAACTGAAAATAGAATCGGAACCTATATTCCAATTCATATAACGATGATAGTGTATATTCAGTCGTTGTAATACGATGTTTAGTGAGGGATACAGTAAAGAAAAAGAGGGAGGGGGGGCACCTGCTGAGCCTGAGATTGATGCATAATAACATCAAACTGACCACGAGCTAGTTGAACATAACCAATTGCACGACCAGCCATCCTCCCTGCTATTCTGGAAACACGTGGGAAATCCTTTGGACCTAATAGGGTTGAATTAATATTATATCACAACTTAAATTTTATTGAAGCTTTGGACATTCACATACATTAGTGGAAAAATATTCAATTGAAAAGGAATGGGTGCCTGCAAGCGAGAAAACATAGGGATAGACATGAAACTAAACACATAGTAATTAGtaacacatacatacatacatacaaaaATGAAGGAAATGGAGGCACCTGTAAAGGCAACAACGGCTCCGATCAAGAGGAGGAGCTGTCCATAAGAGACTCCGAGCATATTAGATTATTCCACCTCCTCCAATAATTGGCTGTGTCTATCAACCAATAAAAAGAGAATAAAATGTGATTAAGATTAGATATAAAACGACATAATCATTATAAAGTAATTTAGGTATGACATCCAAAATAAACGTTAATTACCTATTGATTTACATATTTACAACATTCCTAGGCTAGTTAAAGTCTACCACCAATATTATGCTGACTCGATTAAAAAATCAAAAACTGAATACTTTGTTTTAAGCAcatagcagcagcagcagcagcactGGTAACACTATAGACAAATGAAGTTGAGGACTAATACCAAAAACAATAGGCGGAATAATATAGTTGGCAATTCAAAAACATAATCCAAAAAGTTGTAAACAATCACCGGGTTGGCGTTAGTATAAAAAAGAAGAGGAGATGAAAATGGAGAATGACATTTATTACCCGCCCTCTTTTTTTGTGTTTGTTAATACAAACAACCCCAGAGGCGCAATCAATTAGCTCGCCCAGAAAATTGAAGCCAGCGGCAGAGTAAAATCACTTTAATCCCGGCTTGAGAAATGGGAATAGACTTGGCAGTGAATCGCGAATCGTATTTGATTAATGAGTTTGTGACTGCAATTTTAGGAGATACGGGCGCACTACATCTACATGTACAACTTACCTTATTTTTTACATCAAATTAACATTAATAACTAGGTTTCAATAGCTCATCTCCATAATTTATATTATCTTAATGGCTATTATTGTTCATATACTTGCCCACTAATTTATCCTTGATACATGACTCATTTAATTCTTTTacatataaaattttatattatacaCATATTTATAAATCTTTCACATTTAAATTTATCTCAACTCATTAACTTACACCTAAACTGCTCCATGAGTGTAGCAAATTAGTAACTGAATATATGGATTAGCCTATTATGTATATTATCATCATTTtcaatcaatttttaaaattcaaaattgtAACTAATTCTCACGTATCTCTCAAGAATGGCGATACACACTATCAAttaatttcttcttcttctttttcttcttcttttttctccTTCTCCTTTCATCTTTATTATATCTCAATTTTCGCTGTCTACTTTaatcagtgttctaaaaatcggtctagGCGCTAGGCGGTGGTAGAACGCCCCGACTCGAACCTAGGCggtgatttaggcgttttttttaaaaatcgggtAAAAATCGGGATTAGGCGGGCTACGCTGTCAAAAATCGGTCTTAGGCGGTCTAGGcggaaaataattttttttttttacgtttttataattttaattcattaatttcataatttcacacaatatcatgtcaatttcaaatataaagtattggtaagaactaacaagtaatctaatatatttattttctcacttaaaatataaaaataacatactataattaatttaaaagtgtgaattaaaatgtagttgatattataaactcaataattagtacataatgcatctcaaatgtgtagatattgtttaatatcattctaatttcttttttcaaacaaatatttgacatattgatcattatataattataaaaattaaaaataatatttatattctttcgattaatgttccgattaatcggtctgattaatctccgacttgccgattaatctctcgaaggtacCCTCATCGTCTTGGCACGCCTAGCGATTTCTGGAACACTgactttaatatatatatttacatatttataTATGATTTGTTTAATTTGTTTAATTTGTTTAATTTTAAAAGTTTGTGCAGGCTGAAGGGATAATCGATCGTACACCCATTATTTCAAAATTTATAGTTCGGATTTGTGATATGATATTTTCTCTaccttctttttcttttttgatTTACTATAGtattttgattttaaatgatGTTGTTGTCTGAATATAAGTTTGAATTTTAACTGATGTTTTTTTCATCCTATATGAATAAAAGTttgtatgtgtgtatgtatatatatttgtatgtgCGTATGTATTGGATCTTGAATTTCAGATTTACGTGGTTATGTGAGACTATTCTTTTAAGTCACCGAGGAGAATTTGGATGCTTCTCAGGAGGAGGATAAATGAAAGGTGATGGAAGTAGTTGATGAAGGTATTACATTATTTTCCCTTTTTTGTTTGTGTTAGTGTACCTAGTGGAGTGTTTGACACAAAAAATTGTGAACATAACATATTTTTAGAACATCGGGTGTCATgtcatatacatacatacaaatcaaagtttttttttgaagaaatttatgatttttcttaaatatatTGGTGATACAGAATGTGAAGAAAATGATGGAGATTAAAAGTCAAATATGCACCTTCGCAGAAGGCAGTATATGACAGAGTTGGACTACTTGATAAATTGATAAACCAAACATTCATTTGACAGACTTGGTGTTATTTGGTGCACAAGTGATTCTAATCTCGGTGCCTTAGGTGCTAATCTTGGTTTACAATCTGTGAATTCTGCAGGAATGCATGATCAATTTTACAATCTCCAAATGCTTGAATTTGTATATTACAAAGTCATACTGCCATTATTCAAATTTGTTCCTCTAATTATGCAATATTATTCCATGCCCCAATGTCTATACTGCTATTAAGACCTTAAATTATGTGCTTTCTTGGAGATTAGAAAACATAGATTTTTTCGAAACTTTGGATAAGTAACTTATGCTATATGATTGGATCATACATGTCTGTATGTTGAAGGATATCCTTTTTACAGTTAGTAAAGCCTCTCTCATGCATGTGCCTTCAACATCAAAGGAGAAGAAAAAGATATCACGGattcttttataaaactgattcTTTCCATGTGCTTTTGTATTATCAAGTAAGTTGGCTTTTCTCTGAGATACCttaatttattcttatttttttaattcCCAATCTTACGTCCTCTTCACGATAgaatatatga
It contains:
- the LOC141720518 gene encoding uncharacterized protein LOC141720518 isoform X1; translated protein: MLGVSYGQLLLLIGAVVAFTGPKDFPRVSRIAGRMAGRAIGYVQLARGQFDVIMHQSQAQQVHKELKETMAQLEAIRHEIRTVSFMNPGQLTTRLVDNLDKTTAAKGSTEPEKVTEENVSRTTPKSDYLQDSRLTASSSFHINSKATTSSSFEIHSKATAYASLAESSAFNSGSGTSEISGDSGLLSIIPVSAESAGLLPKRKGNVSGSDLVLEAIVEAEVANNAKEFFAQPQSQLKPE
- the LOC141720518 gene encoding uncharacterized protein LOC141720518 isoform X2; protein product: MLGVSYGQLLLLIGAVVAFTGPKDFPRVSRIAGRMAGRAIGYVQLARGQFDVIMHQSQAQQVHKELKETMAQLEAIRHEIRTVSFMNPGQLTTRLVDNLDKTTAAKGSTEPEKVTEENVSRTTPKDSRLTASSSFHINSKATTSSSFEIHSKATAYASLAESSAFNSGSGTSEISGDSGLLSIIPVSAESAGLLPKRKGNVSGSDLVLEAIVEAEVANNAKEFFAQPQSQLKPE